In Synechococcus sp. UW69, a single genomic region encodes these proteins:
- the petC gene encoding cytochrome b6-f complex iron-sulfur subunit, with product MTQLSSSDVPGMGRRQFMNLLTFGSVTGVALGALYPVANYFIPPKAAGSGGGTSAKDELGNAITASGWLASHPEGDRSLVQGLKGDPTYLIVEGEDAIGSYGINAICTHLGCVVPWNSGANKFMCPCHGSQYDATGKVVRGPAPLSLALANVSVENDNVFMSQWTETDFRTGDKPWWA from the coding sequence ATGACCCAACTCTCCTCGAGCGATGTGCCCGGAATGGGTCGTCGGCAGTTCATGAATCTGCTGACGTTTGGCTCCGTGACCGGTGTGGCCCTTGGAGCCCTTTATCCGGTGGCGAACTACTTCATCCCCCCCAAGGCCGCTGGCAGCGGTGGTGGCACCAGCGCCAAGGATGAGCTGGGCAATGCAATCACAGCCAGTGGCTGGCTTGCCAGCCACCCCGAAGGTGATCGCAGCCTTGTTCAGGGACTGAAAGGCGATCCGACCTACCTAATTGTCGAAGGTGAAGACGCCATCGGCAGCTACGGCATCAATGCCATCTGCACCCACCTCGGCTGTGTCGTTCCTTGGAACAGCGGTGCAAATAAGTTCATGTGTCCATGCCATGGCAGCCAATACGACGCCACCGGCAAGGTGGTCCGTGGCCCTGCCCCTCTCTCCTTGGCCCTGGCCAACGTCAGCGTTGAGAACGACAACGTGTTCATGAGCCAGTGGACCGAAACCGATTTCCGAACTGGTGATAAGCCCTGGTGGGCCTGA
- the petA gene encoding cytochrome f, protein MRRHLSLLLGSLVIGLALLIAPSASWAYPFWAQQNYESPREATGKIVCANCHLAKKLTQAEVPQSVLPDSVFTASVKIPYEQGLQEIGADGSDVGLQVGAVVMLPDGFTLAPQDRWTDEIKEETEGVYFTQYSDDQPNILLVGPIPGDQHQEVVFPVLSPDPATDSNIHFGKYQIHVGGNRGRGQVYPTGEKSNNTIFTAPATGTIASIEPGDNGASVVSITTADGESVNETIPVGPQVLVKAGDSIEAGAALTDDPNVGGFGQVDAEIVLQNPVRIYGLLAFFAAVALAQIMLVLKKRQIEKVQAAEANF, encoded by the coding sequence ATGCGTCGTCACCTCTCGCTTCTCCTTGGATCGCTGGTCATCGGACTGGCGCTGCTAATTGCCCCGTCTGCCAGCTGGGCATATCCCTTCTGGGCTCAACAAAACTACGAAAGCCCCCGGGAAGCCACCGGCAAAATTGTTTGCGCCAACTGCCACCTGGCCAAAAAGCTGACCCAGGCCGAAGTTCCCCAATCAGTTCTGCCTGACAGCGTCTTCACCGCCAGCGTCAAGATTCCCTATGAGCAGGGTCTTCAGGAAATCGGAGCCGATGGAAGCGACGTAGGCCTCCAGGTCGGCGCCGTTGTGATGCTTCCCGATGGCTTCACCCTCGCTCCTCAGGACCGCTGGACCGATGAGATCAAGGAGGAAACGGAAGGGGTCTACTTCACTCAATACAGCGACGACCAGCCGAACATCCTGCTGGTGGGCCCGATTCCAGGTGACCAGCACCAGGAAGTTGTCTTCCCTGTTCTCTCCCCTGATCCAGCCACCGACAGCAACATCCACTTCGGTAAGTACCAGATCCACGTCGGTGGCAACCGCGGTCGCGGCCAGGTTTATCCCACCGGTGAAAAGAGCAACAACACCATCTTCACAGCACCAGCAACCGGCACCATCGCCTCTATCGAACCTGGTGACAACGGCGCGAGCGTGGTCAGCATCACCACGGCTGACGGTGAAAGCGTGAACGAAACCATTCCTGTCGGGCCCCAAGTTCTGGTCAAGGCTGGCGACAGCATCGAAGCCGGCGCTGCTCTCACCGATGACCCCAATGTGGGCGGCTTCGGTCAAGTGGATGCTGAAATTGTTCTCCAGAACCCCGTTCGCATCTACGGATTGCTTGCTTTCTTCGCCGCTGTGGCTCTCGCACAGATCATGTTGGTGCTGAAGAAAAGGCAGATTGAGAAAGTTCAGGCAGCTGAAGCCAACTTCTGA
- the lgt gene encoding prolipoprotein diacylglyceryl transferase, translated as MAVEALFPLATFQSPGEFLPQTENWFLPLRWYGLLIATAVLIGLNLSSRLAKLRHLENGLISDLLPVLVLFSVIGARIYYVAFEWHNYASHPLKALAIWEGGIAIHGALLAGTLTLILFCRWRRQPFWDVLDVLVPSVALGQAIGRWGNFFNSEAFGVPTDLPWKLFIPAQSRPVTYSTSEFFHPTFLYESVWNLLLFAVLLLLFRRGLKSPGILPAGAMSCVYLVGYSLGRVWIEGLRIDPLCIGSLPPACEGGIRIAQLMSCTLVALGGIGLWWLYGRKRPLPDPSGQRS; from the coding sequence ATGGCTGTTGAAGCCCTGTTTCCCCTGGCGACATTTCAGTCGCCAGGGGAATTTTTGCCTCAAACCGAAAACTGGTTTCTGCCGCTTCGGTGGTACGGCCTGCTCATTGCCACGGCAGTGCTGATCGGCTTGAACCTCTCCAGTCGCCTGGCAAAGCTCCGACACCTGGAAAACGGCTTAATCAGCGATCTGCTGCCTGTGCTCGTGCTGTTTTCCGTCATCGGGGCACGCATCTACTACGTGGCATTTGAGTGGCACAACTACGCATCGCACCCGCTCAAGGCCCTTGCCATTTGGGAGGGCGGCATCGCCATCCACGGCGCTCTGCTTGCAGGGACACTCACATTGATCCTGTTTTGCCGCTGGCGCCGTCAACCCTTCTGGGATGTGCTCGACGTTCTGGTGCCATCCGTGGCATTAGGACAAGCGATCGGTCGCTGGGGGAACTTCTTCAACTCTGAGGCATTTGGCGTTCCAACAGATCTGCCGTGGAAACTGTTCATACCAGCGCAGAGCCGCCCGGTTACTTACAGCACTTCGGAATTTTTCCACCCGACATTTCTCTATGAATCGGTGTGGAATCTGCTGCTCTTCGCAGTCCTGCTGCTGCTCTTCCGCCGCGGCTTGAAGTCACCCGGGATCCTCCCGGCGGGCGCTATGAGCTGCGTTTACTTGGTCGGTTACAGCCTTGGCCGCGTCTGGATTGAAGGTCTTCGCATCGATCCCCTCTGCATCGGCTCACTTCCCCCCGCATGCGAAGGGGGCATCCGCATCGCCCAACTGATGAGTTGCACGTTGGTCGCTCTCGGCGGGATCGGGCTTTGGTGGCTATATGGACGAAAGCGACCCCTGCCTGATCCATCAGGCCAACGCAGTTGA
- the cobM gene encoding precorrin-4 C(11)-methyltransferase, with amino-acid sequence MSHVVSFVGAGPGAPDLLTLRAAERLKRAEVLVWTDSLVCPAITDLAPADCERIRTSTTTLEELIPLLIDRYRQGKRVVRLHDGDTALYSAINEQICALSDADIPVEVVPGISAYQAAAAGLASELTLPGVVQTIVLSRAGGRTGVPEREELGRLATLRASLCIYLSARHVEEVQTTLLDHYPDDTPVAIGHRVSWPDQMLTVVPLREMAAASRERNLIRTTLYVVSPALAGGPQRSRLYSPDHDHLFRPKTQ; translated from the coding sequence TTGAGTCACGTTGTCAGTTTCGTTGGAGCAGGCCCAGGTGCTCCAGACCTGCTTACCCTTCGCGCTGCTGAACGGCTCAAACGGGCTGAGGTTCTGGTCTGGACGGATTCCTTGGTGTGTCCTGCAATCACCGATCTAGCTCCAGCCGATTGCGAACGGATCCGCACCAGCACGACAACGCTCGAAGAGCTGATCCCTTTGCTCATCGATCGCTACCGCCAGGGCAAACGGGTGGTCCGGCTCCATGACGGCGATACGGCGCTCTACAGCGCCATCAATGAACAGATCTGTGCCTTGAGTGACGCGGACATCCCCGTGGAAGTGGTGCCTGGAATCAGTGCCTACCAAGCTGCAGCAGCTGGACTCGCTAGCGAACTCACTCTTCCAGGAGTGGTGCAGACCATCGTGCTCAGTCGGGCCGGAGGACGCACCGGCGTGCCGGAACGGGAAGAGCTCGGCAGATTGGCAACCCTGCGCGCCAGCCTTTGCATCTACCTCAGCGCCAGACATGTCGAGGAGGTGCAAACCACCCTTCTGGATCACTACCCAGACGACACTCCCGTGGCGATCGGACATCGGGTGAGCTGGCCTGATCAAATGCTCACGGTGGTCCCTTTGAGGGAGATGGCTGCAGCCAGTCGAGAACGCAATCTGATTCGAACCACGCTTTATGTGGTGAGTCCTGCACTCGCCGGTGGCCCTCAACGCTCACGTCTCTACTCCCCTGACCACGACCACCTGTTCCGTCCAAAAACCCAATAG
- a CDS encoding RodZ family helix-turn-helix domain-containing protein codes for MHERSLTEDQSKDAGLVQVGRQLAEARAGASLTRDQLASQMHMGVEQLTALERGDQDALPEPVFIKAMVRRLSSHLGLDADAMVQAIGPLSTSKTQQPAPGSTTRGIAPQKPARLNPLPLLALAGLTGLGVVVWSNASELSRFAQGLRPASRTLVVNEPASPPEAKTDVALEVEIESLIVPAPPTAQTALTISSSEPSWIALRREGIVEFEGLLNGERRIEDPELVEIYAGRPDLVQLTSPDAETRTLGAVDDIRWIRLNPEL; via the coding sequence ATGCACGAGCGGAGTCTTACGGAAGACCAGAGCAAAGATGCGGGCCTGGTCCAAGTAGGGCGACAGTTGGCTGAAGCACGGGCTGGAGCCAGCCTGACAAGGGACCAGCTGGCCAGCCAGATGCACATGGGAGTGGAGCAACTCACCGCACTGGAACGAGGCGATCAAGACGCACTGCCAGAACCTGTCTTTATTAAAGCCATGGTGCGTCGGCTCAGCTCCCATCTGGGTTTAGATGCCGACGCCATGGTGCAGGCCATCGGCCCCCTCTCCACAAGCAAGACCCAACAGCCGGCTCCTGGATCCACAACTCGGGGAATCGCCCCGCAGAAACCGGCAAGACTCAACCCGCTCCCCCTTCTCGCCCTAGCCGGTTTGACAGGCCTGGGGGTGGTTGTGTGGAGCAACGCTTCAGAACTTTCGCGCTTCGCCCAAGGGTTGAGACCTGCGAGTCGAACGCTCGTCGTGAACGAGCCGGCTTCGCCTCCTGAAGCCAAAACAGATGTCGCCTTGGAGGTTGAGATTGAGTCACTCATCGTCCCAGCGCCTCCGACAGCACAAACAGCTCTCACAATCAGCAGCAGCGAACCCAGCTGGATCGCCCTGCGTCGTGAGGGGATTGTGGAATTTGAAGGGCTTCTAAACGGTGAACGCAGGATTGAGGATCCAGAGCTGGTTGAGATCTACGCCGGTCGGCCCGATCTGGTGCAGCTGACGTCGCCAGACGCTGAAACAAGAACCCTGGGGGCTGTTGACGACATCCGCTGGATCCGACTCAATCCTGAACTCTGA
- a CDS encoding Ppx/GppA phosphatase family protein, with translation MAPAVSGRVDPPPFLTLMLDAEAPAKPTEQNNGLPQPANPDLRRIAAIDIGTNSFHLLVAAIDPKLRTFRIIQAEKVTTRLGERDPETGELTAAAMQRGYETLRQFKDLSASHQVEQIVTAATSAVREAPNGRDFLQTILDDLEMEVDLVSGPEEARLIYLGVLSGMPFGDRPHLLLDIGGGSTELILADGRDARALTSTRVGAVRLQRDFVKDDPMPLKRRSFLQAFIQGSLEPAVDKVRRRIKPGETPVLVATSGTAMAIGSLAASEEERPPRKLHGYRLTRQRLDRVVDRLITMTPAQRRNLAPINDRRAEIIVPGALILQTTMQMLGVDELVLSERALREGLIVDWMLRHGLLEDRFSFQSSIRQRTVIHQVQRFAVNQSRAERVASHALQLFDATRGVMHDDSGEGRELLWAAAMLHTCGQHINISAYHKHSWYLIRHGELLGYSEAEHLMVAAIARYHRRSLPKKRHESWQLLANRENRRCVHQMAILLRLAAALDRRPEPVISALRIHAVRGVLDLEIVRERVNQNVSLEKWSLQSCAEVVREAVGVDLRVRVQD, from the coding sequence CGGCGAATCCAGATCTGCGTCGGATTGCAGCGATCGATATCGGAACGAATTCCTTCCATCTACTGGTCGCAGCCATTGATCCAAAGCTGCGCACCTTCCGCATCATCCAGGCTGAAAAGGTCACCACGCGTCTGGGGGAGCGTGATCCCGAGACCGGTGAACTGACCGCAGCGGCGATGCAACGAGGGTATGAAACCCTGCGCCAGTTCAAGGATCTCTCCGCTAGCCATCAAGTTGAGCAGATCGTTACCGCGGCGACGAGTGCCGTTCGAGAAGCCCCCAATGGCCGCGATTTTCTCCAAACCATCCTGGATGACCTCGAGATGGAGGTGGATCTGGTCAGTGGCCCTGAAGAGGCCCGGCTGATCTATTTGGGTGTGCTTTCAGGAATGCCTTTTGGAGATCGTCCGCATCTTTTGCTCGATATCGGAGGAGGCTCCACTGAACTGATCCTTGCGGATGGTCGCGATGCCCGCGCCCTCACCAGCACCCGTGTCGGGGCTGTGCGTCTCCAACGGGACTTCGTCAAAGACGATCCGATGCCCCTCAAACGTCGATCGTTTCTGCAGGCGTTCATTCAGGGATCGCTCGAACCTGCGGTCGACAAAGTGCGTCGCAGGATCAAACCCGGTGAAACACCTGTGCTGGTGGCAACCAGCGGCACGGCGATGGCTATTGGTTCTCTTGCGGCGAGTGAAGAGGAGCGTCCACCGCGCAAGCTGCACGGGTATCGACTCACCCGGCAGCGTCTGGACCGGGTGGTCGATCGCTTAATCACGATGACCCCCGCTCAACGGCGGAATTTGGCTCCCATCAATGACCGGCGGGCCGAAATCATTGTTCCCGGTGCGCTGATTCTGCAAACCACGATGCAAATGCTTGGTGTTGACGAGCTAGTCCTCAGTGAGCGGGCTCTCAGGGAAGGTCTCATCGTCGATTGGATGCTTCGCCACGGTCTTCTTGAGGATCGCTTCAGCTTTCAGAGCAGCATTCGACAACGCACCGTGATTCATCAGGTGCAGCGGTTTGCGGTGAATCAGAGCAGGGCAGAACGGGTCGCCAGCCATGCCCTCCAGCTGTTCGACGCCACGCGGGGGGTGATGCATGACGACAGTGGCGAAGGTCGCGAACTGCTTTGGGCTGCAGCAATGCTGCATACCTGTGGCCAGCACATCAACATCAGCGCGTACCACAAGCATTCTTGGTACTTGATTCGCCATGGGGAACTGCTGGGCTATTCAGAAGCGGAACATCTGATGGTGGCGGCGATTGCTCGCTATCACCGCCGCAGCTTGCCCAAGAAGCGTCATGAGTCCTGGCAGCTCCTGGCCAACCGAGAAAACCGTCGTTGCGTTCATCAGATGGCCATTTTGCTTCGCTTGGCCGCTGCTTTGGATCGCAGGCCAGAACCAGTGATCTCAGCACTGCGCATTCATGCAGTGAGAGGAGTCCTGGATCTGGAGATCGTTCGCGAGCGGGTGAACCAGAACGTCAGTCTTGAGAAGTGGAGTTTGCAGAGCTGCGCTGAGGTCGTACGGGAGGCCGTCGGAGTCGATCTGCGCGTCAGAGTTCAGGATTGA